In the Hordeum vulgare subsp. vulgare chromosome 7H, MorexV3_pseudomolecules_assembly, whole genome shotgun sequence genome, one interval contains:
- the LOC123407242 gene encoding ras-related protein RABA3-like, with translation MEEPDYVFKVVVIGDSGVGKTQLLGRFTRGDFCLDSKSTIGIEFQTRTVDIARRRVKAQIWDTAGQERYRAVTSAYYRGALGAMLVYDVTRRDSFGHAARWVAELRAHADKSIVVALVGNKADLATAAPARREVGADEAEAFAEEQGLFFYEASALSGDNVEAAFLGLLEEIHAAVSRKPLEAARGNGDGDDDVLVLKGISLSQELSMMETSAMKTPSRCSSCSS, from the coding sequence ATGGAGGAGCCGGACTACGTGTTCAAGGTGGTGGTGATCGGCGACTCGGGGGTGGGCAAGACGCAGCTGCTGGGGCGCTTCACGCGGGGCGACTTCTGCCTCGACTCCAAGTCCACCATCGGCATCGAGTTCCAGACGCGCACCGTCGACATCGCCCGCCGCCGCGTCAAGGCCCAGATATGGGACACCGCCGGCCAGGAGCGCTACCGTGCCGTCACCAGCGCCTACTACCGTGGCGCGCTGGGCGCCATGCTCGTCTACGACGTCACCCGCCGGGACTCCTTCGGGCACGCCGCGCGCTGGGTCGCCGAGCTCCGCGCCCACGCCGACAAGTCCATCGTCGTCGCGCTCGTCGGCAACAAGGCCGACCTCGCCACCGCCGCGCCGGCGCGTCGGGAGGTCGGGGCCGACGAGGCCGAGGCCTTCGCGGAGGAGCAGGGGCTCTTCTTCTACGAGGCGTCCGCGCTCAGCGGCGACAACGTCGAGGCCGCCTTCCTCGGCCTGCTCGAGGAGATCCACGCCGCCGTGTCCAGGAAgccgctggaggcggcgaggGGCAACGGGGATGGCGACGACGACGTCCTGGTGCTCAAGGGCATCTCGCTGTCGCAGGAGCTGTCCATGATGGAGACCAGCGCCATGAAAACACCGAGCAGGTGCTCTTCATGCTCCTCGTGA
- the LOC123407243 gene encoding uncharacterized protein LOC123407243, translating into MDAAVSLHHHGALPSAAAASLPPHHRALHLRHPPPASSISARLTVPAPPRRSSSSSASASAAPPAHPARAGTRITTTSSRAATGYAAALADASLRAGTLPGAARHARALLRRLREPPRGQRLEEPDARVGALVRLLVGKGKAAMVADVMAEFAALCDHLLAPPPPSSTSTRSKRAHGPAHYD; encoded by the coding sequence ATGGACGCGGCCGTGTCCCTGCACCACCACGGGGCGctgccctccgccgccgccgcctccctcccgCCCCACCACCGCGCGCTCCACCTCAGGCACCCGCCCCCGGCCTCCTCCATCTCCGCGCGCCTGACCgttcccgcgccgccccgccgctcctcctcgtcgtcagCGTCGGCCTCCGCCGCTCCGCCGGCGCACCCGGCGCGTGCCGGCACGAGaatcaccaccaccagcagccgCGCCGCCACGGGCTACGCGGCCGCGCTAGCCGACGCGTCCCTCCGCGCGGGCACGCTGCCGGGGGCCGCCCGCCACGCGCGCGCCCTGCTCCGGCGCCTGAGGGAGCCGCCCCGCGGGCAGCGCCTGGAGGAGCCTGACGCGCGGGTGGGCGCGCTGGTGCGGCTGCTCGTCGGCAAGGGCAAGGCCGCCATGGTCGCGGACGTCATGGCCGAGTTCGCCGCCCTCTGCGACCAcctgctcgccccgccgccgccgtcctcgacCTCGACCAGGAGCAAGCGCGCCCACGGCCCCGCCCACTACGACTAG